The following DNA comes from Streptomyces sp. NBC_00273.
TGCAGAAGGACGGGCGCGCCAGTCACGCGGAACTCGCCCAGGCGACCGGCTGGTCCCCCGTCACCGTTGCGCGCCGCCTGGCCGACCTCCAGGCGGGCGGAGCCGTCTTCTTCGACGTGGAGGTCGACACCGGGCCGCTCGGCGCCAACACCCGGGCACTGCTCTGGATGTCGGTGCGCCCCGCAGAACAGGAGAACGTGGCGACGACCCTGGCGGGCCACGACGAACTCGCCTTCGTCGCTGCGACCACAGGCCCCACCAACCTGGTAGCCCAGGCGCTGTGCAAGGACCCGGCCGACCTGCACCGCTACCTCGCCCATCGGCTCGGCTCCCTCGACGCGATCCACACCCTCGAGACCAGCCCTGTACTGCAGAACGTCAAGGCGGCGAGCCCGATGATGACGGACCTCGCCCGCAGCCGGCGGTCCGCCCCGACCCCGCGCGCGCGGTCATGACGTCCGTCGTCCCGTTACGGGCCGACGCGGCCGGACATGCCGATGCGGCGGCCGTGAGGCCGCCGCATGGACCGCTCGGGCCGGTGGCCCGGTCAGCGCTGCGCCCCGGTGCTGTCCGGAGCTTCCTTCTCGACCATCAGCCGGCTGCTGACGAAGCCGACCACCACCAGCGCCACGGCAACCCCGAACGCGACCTCGATCGCGTGCAGCGAGGCCGAGGGGCCACCGGACGCCGCGCTGCTGAGGTAGATGCTGCCCAGGACGGCGACACCCAGCGTGGCGCCCAACTGCTGCACCGCGTTCAGCAGCCCGGCGGCCGTCCCGATCTCCTGAGGCTTCAACGGGTGCAGGGAGATGCTGAAGAAGGCGGGGCTGAAGAGGCCGGCGCCGGCGCCGATGACGCCCAGCGCGACCAGCAGCAGCGAAGGGTACGCCGCGGGGTCGGCCGAGTGGTACACCGCGATGGCGGCCAGCGCCCCGGCCAGGAACACGGCGAGACCGAGGTACATCGTGCGGTGGCCGAGGCGCGGGATCATACGGGCGCCGGCCACCCACGAGGCGACGGCCAGACCGAGCGACCACGGCGCGAGCGTGAGACCCGCGTCGAGCACGTCGATGCCGAGCCCCAGCTGAAGCTGCAGCACGATGACCATCATCAGACCGTTCGTCACCGCGAAGAAGGCGGTCGAGGTCACCAGGGCGGCCGGGAAGCTGCGGCGCGTGAACAGGCTAGGCTCCACCAGCGGGCTACGGCCACTCGCGGCCACCCGACGCTGGTGCAGCGCGAACACGACCATCACGACCAGACCGACCACGATGGCCGTCCAAACCCATCCTGAGAGCGGGGCGATATCGCCGGCGATGAGCGGGTAGACGACGAGCCCGATACCGAGCACGGCCAGGAACGTGCCGGTCAGGTCGAGGGTGGGGCGGTTCGGCGCACGGTCCTCCAGCATCTTGGGGGCGATGGCCAGGACGACCACGGAGAGGGGGACGTTGACCAAGAAGACCGCGCGCCACGACGAGCCGAACAGGTCGGCATGGGTCAGAACGCCGCCGAGCACCGGGCCGCAGACGGCGGCCAAGCCCATCGCGGGGCCGATGCTGCCCAGGGCCTTGGCCATCTCGCCGCCGGAGAACATGGTCTTGATCAGGCCGATGGTCTGAGGAATGATCACGGCCGCCGCGGCGCCCTGCACCACGCGGAAGGCGATCAGCAGGCCCACCGTCGGTGCCAGGGCGCATGCGGCGGAGGCCAGCATGAATCCGGTGATTCCGACGACGAACATGCGCCGCCGGCCGGCGATGTCACCCAGCCGGCCACCGGTGATCAGCAGGACCGCGAACGGGAGGGTGTAGGCCGTCGTGAACCACTGGACATCGGACACCGACCCTCCCAGGTCAGTGTGAATCGCGGGCGCAGCAACCTGAACGATGGTCGCGT
Coding sequences within:
- a CDS encoding MFS transporter, coding for MTAERVLAPTPTAAYRWRWLALTALLLGEAMNLLDATIVQVAAPAIHTDLGGSVSDVQWFTTAYTLPFAVLLITGGRLGDIAGRRRMFVVGITGFMLASAACALAPTVGLLIAFRVVQGAAAAVIIPQTIGLIKTMFSGGEMAKALGSIGPAMGLAAVCGPVLGGVLTHADLFGSSWRAVFLVNVPLSVVVLAIAPKMLEDRAPNRPTLDLTGTFLAVLGIGLVVYPLIAGDIAPLSGWVWTAIVVGLVVMVVFALHQRRVAASGRSPLVEPSLFTRRSFPAALVTSTAFFAVTNGLMMVIVLQLQLGLGIDVLDAGLTLAPWSLGLAVASWVAGARMIPRLGHRTMYLGLAVFLAGALAAIAVYHSADPAAYPSLLLVALGVIGAGAGLFSPAFFSISLHPLKPQEIGTAAGLLNAVQQLGATLGVAVLGSIYLSSAASGGPSASLHAIEVAFGVAVALVVVGFVSSRLMVEKEAPDSTGAQR